CTCGACCCGGACGGCCTCGATCCCTTCGACCACCGTCCTGCCGTCGTATACAGCCTCGGAAAAGGAAACCGTACGCCTGACCGTCAACGGCTGCGCAATCTCCGTCACGAAAATTTTGAAGCCGGACTGGTGAAGACGGTACGCTACGCCGGAGGCAATGTCTCCCCCTCCTCTGACACCCACGATCACCTGAGACACATCTATTCGTTTCCGCATGATTCAAACCCTCTCGACATTTGCATCCCAAAAAGGAAACACCGGCCCGCTCCGCTCAAATCGGCAGACCGGCCGAACACAAACCCCTTCGGCAGAGATTCCTCGGAAAGGTCCGGGGAAATTCCCCTCTCCCTTCGTCCGCTTCCTTTCCGCTCGAGCGCGGTTGTCGAACTCGAGCCGCAGCCAGTAAATGGCCACCCGGAACCAGGATTCCCTGCGGCCGCTCAGGGAGATTTCACATCCTTCGTCTTTTGTCAATCACATTCCCGCCAGGAAAGAATGCCGCGAAGCTCAGCAGGCCTTGCCTCAAGATGTTTTTCCCAGACCTCTGAACAGCGGCTTATTCAAGGCACTGTTCAGCGCCCCCGGGAAAAGCCGCGGCCAGGATCTTCCTTTCCAATTTCGAGACCGGCAGTTCCGCCAGCCCGGCCCCTGCCGCCCAACGCCACTCGATCCCGTCACCCGGCATTCCCTGGGACGGATCCCACATCCACCTGAAGAGGCGGACCTTCAATCTGAAATGGGTATAGGCATGGGAGACCTCCCCGATGAATTCCGCCTCCGGCACGGCCAGGCCAAGATCCGCCTTCATCCCCCGCCGGAGCGCCTCCCTGTCGGATTCGCCCGGCGCAACCTCCCCGCCCGGGAAGCGCCACAAACCACCCAACAACCCTTTTCCGGGGCGCTTCAACATCAGGAGGGCACCCTCGGCATTGCTGACCACCCCCAAGGCCATCTTGCGGACCGGGGTCCTGCGAACCCTCGCCGCAGCCGGCAGCTCCGCCTCGAGACCCTCTCGCCGTGCAAGACAATGCTCTTCGACGGGGCAGGAAGCGCATTCCGGGCGCCTGGGGATGCAGACGGCCGCGCCGAGATCCATCAGGGCCTGATTGAAGGCACCAGGGTCCTCCGTTGGCACCAAGGCAGCCGCCGCCGATTCGATGGCCTGCAGCGCCTCTCGTTGTCCCGGTGGCTGTCTGATGCACGCAAGCCGGCACAGGATGCGCCGCACATTGCCGTCGATCGCCGGAACGGGCTGCCCGAAAGCGATGCTCAGGATCGCACCGGCCGTATAGGGGCCGATGCCCGGAAGGGCCATCAGGGCCGCCCTGTCCTCAGGCAAGCTCCCGTCGTACATCCGGCAGACGCGATTCGCCGCCTCGTGCAGTGCGCGGGCGCGGGAGTAGTAGCCCA
The DNA window shown above is from Desulfatiglans anilini DSM 4660 and carries:
- the mutY gene encoding A/G-specific adenine glycosylase, encoding MRPCLSPGGAGFPSAGGLPGLRRSLLAWYRANGRDLPWRHTKDPYRIWLSEIMLQQTQVHTVIPYYQQFIERFPDCRALAKAPLDAVLKAWENLGYYSRARALHEAANRVCRMYDGSLPEDRAALMALPGIGPYTAGAILSIAFGQPVPAIDGNVRRILCRLACIRQPPGQREALQAIESAAAALVPTEDPGAFNQALMDLGAAVCIPRRPECASCPVEEHCLARREGLEAELPAAARVRRTPVRKMALGVVSNAEGALLMLKRPGKGLLGGLWRFPGGEVAPGESDREALRRGMKADLGLAVPEAEFIGEVSHAYTHFRLKVRLFRWMWDPSQGMPGDGIEWRWAAGAGLAELPVSKLERKILAAAFPGGAEQCLE